The Phaeacidiphilus oryzae TH49 region CTGGTGACCTCGTCCAGGACCAGGACGCTGGGTCGGCGGACGAGGGCACGGGCGATCTCCAGGCGCTGCCGCTGACCGCCGGAGAAGTTGCGGCCGTCCTGTTCGACCGCGGCGTGGATGCCGCCGGGCCGGCGGGCCACCACGTCGTCCAGGGCGGCGTCGCGGAGGGCGGCGATCACGGCCTCGTCGGAGATGGACGGGTCCCACAGGGCGACGTTGTCCCGGATGGTGCCCTCGAAGAGGAAGACGTCCTGGTCCACGAAGGAGACGGAGGCGGCCAGGGAGCCGCGCGGAATGTCCGAGATCCGGCGGCCGTCGATCCGGATCACCCCCTCCCACGGCTGGTAGAGGCCGGAGATCAGGCGGGAGACGGTGGACTTGCCGCTGCCCGAGCCGCCGACCAGGGCGACCTGGCGGCCGGGGCCGACCTGCAGCGAGAACTCCTTGAGCAGCGGCGGGTCCAGCGGGCTGTAGCCGAAGGTGATCGCGTCCAGCTCGACGTGGCCGTCGAGGCGGGTCACGGAGGCGTCGCCGGGGCCGCTGCCGGTGCCCGGTTCGGCCGGGAAGGACTCGACGTCCTTGAGGCGGGCCACGTCGGCGGCGAAGTCCTGGATCCGGCCGGCGACCCCGTTGAGCCGGTTGACCGGGGCGGTGAACGAGGTGACCAGGGACTGGAAGGCCACCAGCAGGCCGATGGAGATGTGCCCCTCGACCGCGCGCAGGCCGCCGATCAGCAGGATCAGCGCGGAGTTGAGCGAGGCCAGCAGCGGGGCGACCACACTGAGGACGGCGCTGGGCACACCGAGCCGCTGCTGGTTCTCCAGGGTGAGCGCGTGCTGACCGGCCCAGCGGCGGAAGTAACCGGACTCGCCGCCGGTGGCCTTCATGGTCTCGATCAGCTGGAGGCCGCTGTAGGCGGTGTTGGTCAGCCGGGCGGTGTCGGCGCGGAGCTTGTGGACGCCGGTGGCCCGGATCCGGACCACGATCCGCAGCGCGAGGACGTTGAAGAGGGCCACCCCGATGCCGAGCAGGGTGAGTTGGGGGTCGTAGGTCCACAGCAGGATCGCGTAGAGGACGACGATCACCGCGTCCACTCCGGCCGAGGCGAGGTCACGGGCGAGGGTCTCGGCGACCGAGTCGTTGGACTGCAGGCGCTGTACCAGGTCGGCCGGGTTGCGCTGGGCGAAGAAGGTCACCGGCAGCCGGAGGAGGTGCCCCAGGAAGCGGGCGCTGGTGAGGGTGGAGGAGATGATCCGGCCGCGTAGCAGGTTCATCTGCTGGAGCGCGGTCAGCACCACGGTCAGCAGGAGGGTGGCCGCCATTCCCGCGAAGAGGACGGGCAGCAGCGAGGTCTGGCCGCCGATCAGGAAGGAGTCGATGTAGGTGCGGCTGAGCGCCGGGCTGGCGGCGCCGACCAGGACCAGCAGGAAGCTGGCCGCGACCGCGGCGAGCATGGTCCCGGAGGTGCCGCGGAGCCGGGTCGGCATGGCGCCGGCGATGCCCGGACGGCGGCCGCCGGGACGGAAGTCGGGGCCCGGCTCGAAGGTGAGGACGATGCCGGTGAAGCTGGTGTCGAACTCCTCCGGGGTGACGAAGCGCCGGCCGCGGGCGGGGTCGTTGAGCCGGACGCCGCGGCGGCCGAGGCGCCGGCCGAAGCCCTCGAAGACGACGAAGTGGTTGAACTCCCAGAAGAGGATGGCCGGGGCGCGGACCTCGGCGAGCGCCGACAGGTCCATCTGCATGCCCTTGGCGGTGAGGCCGTAGCCGCGGGCCGCCTTGAGGATGTTGCTGGCCCGGGAACCGTCCCGGGACACCCCGCAGGCGATCCGGAGCTCTTCCAGGGGGACGTGCCGGCGGTAGTGGCCGAGGACCATGCCGAGCGCGGCGGCGCCGCATTCGACGGCCTCCATCTGAAGGATGCTCGTGGTGCGCCCGCGCCGGGCGGAGCGACCGCGCGGGGCGCGGGGGACGGCGCCTGCCTGCGGCGGCGGTCGGCGCGCGGCTGGGGCGCCGGGGGCGCGGCGGAGCCGCCGGGGCGGTGGCGGGCGGCTCCGGGGGCGGGCGGAAGGTCGGCGCGGGGAGCTGAGGAGGCGGCGGGGGCGGGGCCGGCGCGGCCGCTCCCCGGCCTGCGGGGCGGGGGCGGGGCCGGCGCGGCGCCGGACGGGGCGGCGGGGCGCGGGGCGACGGGGGCCGTGGGGGCCGCAGGGCTCTCGGGGCTCTCGGGGGTGCTGCGGGCGGGCGCCGGGCGATGGCTGCGGCCGGGGCCGGATATGGGGCCGAGAGGGGCGTCGGGGCCGGGTGCGGGCGCGGGTGCGGGGTACGCCTCGCCGCGGCCGGGCGAGGCCGGGCTTTCCTGGGGCTGGGGGTAGTCCTGCGGCTGCGTGTAGACCTGCGGCTGCTGCGGATACGCGGGCGGCTGCGCGTAGGCCTGCGGCTGCGACTGCGCGTACTCCTGCGGCTGCGTGTACTCCTGCTCCTGCGGCCGCGCGTACTCCTGCGGCTGCGGGTAGCCCGTGGGCTGCGTCCCGTAGCCGGACGGTGCCGGGGTGCCGTAGCCCTCCGGGGCCGGGGGCTGGGCGGGGACCCGGGGGGTGGGGCCCGTGGCGGGGCCGGAGAGTTCGGCGGGGTCCGCGGTGTCGTACGCCGCCGCGTAGGCGGAGTAGTCGCCGTAGCCGGCGGGCTCCTCGGAGGGCGCGGGGCGGTCCGGGTTGCGGCGGTCGGGGGCCGTCACGGGAGGAGCCAATCGATCGGGTGCTGGGAGCTGAGCTGGATCGACGCGGACACCTGGGTCGTGCTGTCGATCGGGTACGGCGGGCCGGGCTCGCGGGACCAGCGGTAGCCGGACCTGCTGCCCGGGTCGCGGTCCAGCTCCACCACCACCGCGAGCGGCTGCCCGTCCTGGGTGTACTGCCCGGCCAGCGCCGGGTCGCCGAGGAAGTCGGTGATCTGCTGCCTGGTCTGCGGTGCGCGGGCCACCGCGAGCACCTTGCCGCGCAGTACGCCGTACTGCTGGGTGGGCACGGTCTGCACGGTGAGGTCGACGGACTGGCCCGCGCTGATCCCGGAGGCCTTGGCCGCCGGGGCGTACACCATGGCGATCAGCGGCTCGCCCGCCCTGGCGATCCGCTGGACGGTGGCGAGGTCGGCGCCGGTGGCGACCACCGAGCCGGGCTGCGCGCTGACCGCGGTGACCTGGCCGGCCGAGACCGCGCGCACGGTGCGCACCGCGTCGCCGACCCGGATCTGCGCGACCGGCTGGTCCGCCCTGACCGTCTGGCCGCTGTTCACCAGCACCTGGGTGACCTGGCCGGCGTACGGGCTCTGCAGGAGGTAGCTGCCCTCCGGGTGGCTGAGGACGCCCGGGGCGGAGAGATGGGTGGTGACGGTTCCGGTGACGGCCCAGAACGCCGCCGCGGCGACGGCGAGCACGGTGACCGCGAGCACCAGCGCGCCCTGCGGCCGGGCGAACCGGACGGGGATGTCCAGTTCCTCCGGCGACTGGAGCTTGGCCAGCGCCTTCTGCCGGAACTCCATAGGGGTTTTCTCTTTCCTTCGGCGGGCAGCGCGCGGGCAACGCACAGCCCCCGGAACGCGAACTACGAGCGTTCCGAGGGCCGTTGGCGTGGTCGGCTCAGACAGATCCGAGCCGCCGACCACCGATCATGCAGATCAGGCGGTTCAGATCAGGTTCGCCGGCAGAACGCCCGCGGGAACGATGCCCGCGACGTTACCAGCGGCGGTCGAGAGGGCCTGGCCCAGCTGGGCGAAGCCGGCCTGCTCCAGGTCCTGCACGCTGCCGACGTGGACGTTGACGCCCGGCAGGTTCACGTTGGCGGTGGCGGCGCCACCGGCAACGGCGTCCAGCTCGGCGTCGTTCAGCTCGGCGGTCTCGATGTGGTCACGCATGAGTGCGTTTCCCTTCTCAGTGTTTCCGGGGGTTAGCGGACGGTTATGCAAAAGCACGGCCGAATCCGGTTGCGAGATCAAACCACGCACGGACTACGGCCGTCCAGTTGCAGGTCACGGGCAACGGAGAATACCCCTGGCCAACCGGAGGCGGAATTCTTGCTTTCTTACCGCAAGCGCCTCGGGTCGGCGTGGCGTTCACCTTTTTCCCGACGTCTCTTCACCGCCCTCGGCCGGTCCGCGCCGGCCGCGGCGGCTCCTCGTCAGGTGCCCGCGGGGAGCTCCGGGGGAAGGAGCTGGATCAGAGGCCGACGATGTCGGTGACCGGGGCGGCCGCACCGAGCACGGTGCCGGTGACGGTGCCCACCAGGCCGGAGAGCGGCTGCGGCAGGGCGCCCTCAGCGGTGTTGGCGAGAGTGGCGACAGTGGAGGTCACCGGGCCGAGCCCGCCGGCAACGGCGTCCAGGTCGGCGTCGGAGATCTCGCGGGTCTCGATCTGGTCACGCATGCGCTGCGTATCCCTTCATAGCTCTGGGTATTACAGGAACGAGAAGATGTTCCCGCAGGATCCAAGCATTTCGCCGATGATCGAGTCCACCTGAACCGGACGCTTCGAGGTGAAGGTTCAATTCGGGCACGTCGACCTTTTGTGACGGTTCTTCACATGATCATCTTAAGGGTGCCTTAAGGAAGATCCGCAACCCTTTTCCGGCAACGGCTCGCGGTTTTTTGTGGAAGTTTCGCCACACCATGGTCAAGCTGTGGAGAACTCGCGTCGATAATCTCGGGACAGGGCGATCGGGAACGCAGCGTAGCAGTTTATGTATTCAGCGTTACGGTGACCCCGAGGGCGCGTTGCTTGACTTGGCGCGGGGGCCTGGCTGTCATGGCGGAGTGGCGTACTACCGGATCACCGGATCGGTGCCGCACAAGCGGCACACCCAGCATCGGGACGAGCAGGGGCGGCTCTACTACGAGGAGTTGATGGGCGAGGAGGGCTTCGCCTCGGACTCCTCGCTCCTCTACCACCGCTCCCTGCCCTCGGCGATGACGGACAGCCGCGTCTGGCCGCTGCCGTCCGCCGCGGCCAAGACCGAGCCCAACCATCCCCTGAAGCCGTACCACCTGCGGCTGCACCAGCTCTTCCGCGGCGAGGCCTGGCGGCAGGCGGACGCCGTCCGGGATCGGCGGACGGTCCTCGGCAACGCCGACGTGCGGCTGGGCTACGCCGCTGCCGGGCTGCCCTCACCGCTCTACCGCAACGCCCTGGGCGACGAGTTGGCGTATGTGGAGTCCGGAGCCGGGCTGCTGGAGACCGTCTTCGGGACGATCGAGGCCGGCCCGGGCGACTACCTGCTGCTGCCGCGGGCCACCACCCACCGCTGGGTGCCGCGGGGCGGCGAGCCGCTGCGGCTCTTCTTCGTCGAGGCCAACAGCCATATCTCGCCGGCCCGGCGGTACCTCTCGCGGTTCGGGCAGTTCCTGGAGCACGCGCCGTACTGCGAGCGGGATCTGCGCGGGCCGGAGGGGCCGCTGCTGCGGTCGTCCGAGGAGGGCGACGTCGAGGTGTACGTGAAGCACAGGGTCGCGGGCGGGGTCGGGGGTTCGGTGCTGAGCGTGCCCCACCACCCCTTCGACGTGGTGGGGTGGGACGGCTGCCTCTACCCGTACGCGCTGAACATCTCCGACTTCGAGCCGCTGACCGGGCGGGTGCACCAACCGCCGCCGCAGCACCAGGTCTTCGAGGCCCAGGGACTGGTGGTCTGCAACTTCGTGCCGCGGAAGGTCGACTACCACCCCGACTCCATCCCGGTCCCCTACTACCACTCCAACGTGGACAGCGACGAGGTGCTCTTCTACTGCGGCGGGGACTACTCGGCGCGGAAGGGGTCGGGGATCGGGCAGGGGTCCGTCTCGCTGCATCCGGGCGGGCACACCCACGGGCCGCAGCCAGGGGCCTACGAACGCTCCGTCGGGGTGCACTTCTTCGACGAGCTGGCCGTGATGGTGGACACCTTCCGCCCACTGGAGCTGGGCGAGGCGGCCGGCGAGTGCGACGACGGGCGGTACGCCTGGAGCTGGAGCGGACGCGGGCCGCAGGGTCCGATCGGGCCCGCGGCGGGCGGCGGTGGGGCCGAGTGACCTGGGTGCCGGTCGAGGAGGGATCCGGGTTCGGGCTGGAGAACCTGCCGCTGGGGGTGTTCACCCCGCCCGGGGAGGACGACCGGCCGCGGGTCGGTACGCGGATCGGGGACTTCGTGCTGGACGTGGCGGCGCTGTGGGCCGGGCTGCCGCTGGGCGCGGACCTCGCCCACGGCTCGCTGAACCGGTTCCTGCGCCGGGGGCCGGGTGAATGGGCGTACCTGCGGCGGGAGTTGGTGCGGGTGCTGAGCACCGACGAGCGCCGGGCGCACGCGGAGCGGAACCTCTACCCGGTGGACCGGGTGCGGATGCTGCTGCCGATCGAGGTCGCCGACTTCGCGGACTTCTACGCCTGCCGGGAGCACGCCGAGAACGCCGGACGGATCCTCCGTCCCGGCGAGCCGCCGCTGCTGCCGAACTGGCGGCGGATGCCGGTGGCGTACCACGGGCGGGCCGGGACGGTGGTGGTCTCCGGGACCGAGGTGCGGCGCCCGCGCGGGCAGTTGGGGCCGGGGGTGGTCGGGCCCACCGAGCGGCTGGACTTCGAGGCGGAGGTCGGCTTCGTGGTCGGGGCGCCGTCCCGGCCTGGGGTGCCGGTGGGGACGGGCGCGTTCGCGGAGCACGTGTTCGGGGTGGTGCTGCTCAACGACTGGAGCGCGCGGGACATCCAGGCGTGGGAGTACCGGCCGCTGGGTCCGTTCCTGGGGAAGTCCTTCGCCACCTCCATCTCGCCGTGGGTGGTGCCGATGGCCGCGCTGGAGGAGGCGCGGGTGGCGGGGCCGCGGCAGGAGCCGGAGCCGGTCGACTATCTGAAGGAGGAGCAGCCGGCGGGGCTGGACGTGGAGCTCGAGGTGCGACTGAACGGGGAGCTGCTCTCCCGGCCCCGGTACGGGGGGATGTACTGGTCCGCCGCGCAGATGCTGGCGCATCTCACCGTGGGCGGGGCGGCGGTGCGGACCGGGGATCTCTTCGGGTCGGGGACGGTCTCCGGGGAGGGGCCGGAGCGGCAGGGGTGCCTGCTGGAGATGACCCGGAACGGGGAGGTGCCGGTGCGGACGGGGGCCGGCCGGGAGCGATGGGGGTATCTGGCCGACGGGGACGTCATCACGCTGGGTGGGAGTGCGCGGGGGCCCGGGGGCGCGCGGCTGTCCCTGGGCGAGGTGAGCGGGCGGGTGCGGGCGGCGGAGGGCTGACGCCCGGTCGGTCATTCCGCCCCTGCCCTCGCCCCTGCCCTGCCCCGGGCCCGCGAGCCGGAAGGTCACAGGAGGGGCGGAGCCACCGAGTCGCGGGGCACAAGGCGGGGGCGGAGGAGGATCTCGCCGGACGGCGGGCGGGGGTCTCGCGCGGTGGCCAGGCGGCCGGCCCGGGTGCCGGCTTCGGTCAGCGGGACGTAGACGGTGGTGAGGGCGGGGTAGGCGTCGGCCGCGAAGGGGATGTCGTCGTAGCCGGCGACGGACAGGTCCTGCGGGACCCGGACACCGGACTCGCGGGCGGCGGCGAGGACACCCAGCGCCGCCAGGTCGTTGGCGGCGACGATCGCGGTGGGGCGCTCCCCGGCCGGCTCCGCGAGGAGTGCGCGGGCGGCGCGGTAGCCGGACTCGCGGTCGAAGCCGCCGGGGAGCACCCGCGTCGCCAGTCCGCCCATCGCCTCCCGGTAGCCGGCCAGCCGCGCCGCCGCCGTGGAGTTGCGCTCGGGGCCCTCGATGCAGGCCACCCGGCGGTGGCCGGCGTCGAGGAGATGGCGGGTCAACTCGGCCACCCCGTACCGGTCGTCGAACTGCAGGGCCACGGCGTGGGTGCCGGGGAGGGGCGGGCGGCCGCAGAGGACGACGTCGGTGTCCCCGTCCGCGGCCTGCCGGAGGAGGGCGGTCAGCTCCGCGAGGTAGCCGGGGTCCTCGCGGCGGCCGCCGGTCAGCACGATGGAGCGGACGCGCTGGCGCAGCAGGAGCCGGACGTACCGCAGCTCCTCCTCCGGCGAGCCGGCCGTGGAGCAGATCAGGGCCAGCAGGTCCGCGGCGGCGGCCTCGCCCTGGACGGCGTCCGCCATCGTGCCGAAGTAGGGGTCGGAGATGTCGTTCACCACGACGCCGATGACGTCGGAGCGGCTCG contains the following coding sequences:
- a CDS encoding HlyD family efflux transporter periplasmic adaptor subunit, with translation MEFRQKALAKLQSPEELDIPVRFARPQGALVLAVTVLAVAAAAFWAVTGTVTTHLSAPGVLSHPEGSYLLQSPYAGQVTQVLVNSGQTVRADQPVAQIRVGDAVRTVRAVSAGQVTAVSAQPGSVVATGADLATVQRIARAGEPLIAMVYAPAAKASGISAGQSVDLTVQTVPTQQYGVLRGKVLAVARAPQTRQQITDFLGDPALAGQYTQDGQPLAVVVELDRDPGSRSGYRWSREPGPPYPIDSTTQVSASIQLSSQHPIDWLLP
- a CDS encoding fumarylacetoacetate hydrolase family protein, which codes for MTWVPVEEGSGFGLENLPLGVFTPPGEDDRPRVGTRIGDFVLDVAALWAGLPLGADLAHGSLNRFLRRGPGEWAYLRRELVRVLSTDERRAHAERNLYPVDRVRMLLPIEVADFADFYACREHAENAGRILRPGEPPLLPNWRRMPVAYHGRAGTVVVSGTEVRRPRGQLGPGVVGPTERLDFEAEVGFVVGAPSRPGVPVGTGAFAEHVFGVVLLNDWSARDIQAWEYRPLGPFLGKSFATSISPWVVPMAALEEARVAGPRQEPEPVDYLKEEQPAGLDVELEVRLNGELLSRPRYGGMYWSAAQMLAHLTVGGAAVRTGDLFGSGTVSGEGPERQGCLLEMTRNGEVPVRTGAGRERWGYLADGDVITLGGSARGPGGARLSLGEVSGRVRAAEG
- a CDS encoding LacI family DNA-binding transcriptional regulator, translating into MAATLADVAARAGVSSATVSRVLNGNYPVAERTRERVLAAVTELHYVVNAHARALAASRSDVIGVVVNDISDPYFGTMADAVQGEAAAADLLALICSTAGSPEEELRYVRLLLRQRVRSIVLTGGRREDPGYLAELTALLRQAADGDTDVVLCGRPPLPGTHAVALQFDDRYGVAELTRHLLDAGHRRVACIEGPERNSTAAARLAGYREAMGGLATRVLPGGFDRESGYRAARALLAEPAGERPTAIVAANDLAALGVLAAARESGVRVPQDLSVAGYDDIPFAADAYPALTTVYVPLTEAGTRAGRLATARDPRPPSGEILLRPRLVPRDSVAPPLL
- a CDS encoding homogentisate 1,2-dioxygenase, with translation MAYYRITGSVPHKRHTQHRDEQGRLYYEELMGEEGFASDSSLLYHRSLPSAMTDSRVWPLPSAAAKTEPNHPLKPYHLRLHQLFRGEAWRQADAVRDRRTVLGNADVRLGYAAAGLPSPLYRNALGDELAYVESGAGLLETVFGTIEAGPGDYLLLPRATTHRWVPRGGEPLRLFFVEANSHISPARRYLSRFGQFLEHAPYCERDLRGPEGPLLRSSEEGDVEVYVKHRVAGGVGGSVLSVPHHPFDVVGWDGCLYPYALNISDFEPLTGRVHQPPPQHQVFEAQGLVVCNFVPRKVDYHPDSIPVPYYHSNVDSDEVLFYCGGDYSARKGSGIGQGSVSLHPGGHTHGPQPGAYERSVGVHFFDELAVMVDTFRPLELGEAAGECDDGRYAWSWSGRGPQGPIGPAAGGGGAE
- a CDS encoding NHLP family bacteriocin export ABC transporter peptidase/permease/ATPase subunit, which produces MEAVECGAAALGMVLGHYRRHVPLEELRIACGVSRDGSRASNILKAARGYGLTAKGMQMDLSALAEVRAPAILFWEFNHFVVFEGFGRRLGRRGVRLNDPARGRRFVTPEEFDTSFTGIVLTFEPGPDFRPGGRRPGIAGAMPTRLRGTSGTMLAAVAASFLLVLVGAASPALSRTYIDSFLIGGQTSLLPVLFAGMAATLLLTVVLTALQQMNLLRGRIISSTLTSARFLGHLLRLPVTFFAQRNPADLVQRLQSNDSVAETLARDLASAGVDAVIVVLYAILLWTYDPQLTLLGIGVALFNVLALRIVVRIRATGVHKLRADTARLTNTAYSGLQLIETMKATGGESGYFRRWAGQHALTLENQQRLGVPSAVLSVVAPLLASLNSALILLIGGLRAVEGHISIGLLVAFQSLVTSFTAPVNRLNGVAGRIQDFAADVARLKDVESFPAEPGTGSGPGDASVTRLDGHVELDAITFGYSPLDPPLLKEFSLQVGPGRQVALVGGSGSGKSTVSRLISGLYQPWEGVIRIDGRRISDIPRGSLAASVSFVDQDVFLFEGTIRDNVALWDPSISDEAVIAALRDAALDDVVARRPGGIHAAVEQDGRNFSGGQRQRLEIARALVRRPSVLVLDEVTSALDAETELAIMDNLRRRGCACVIIAHRLSTVRDSDEIVVLDRGTVVERGRHDELVAAGGPYAQLVRER